The following coding sequences lie in one Allochromatium vinosum DSM 180 genomic window:
- a CDS encoding 2Fe-2S iron-sulfur cluster-binding protein, which produces MDYLSLSRAARLAGVTRAELQARIRRGEIPTFEGAVAVNDLLRAYPSVSLANDDALERTTRIKALAHPKLHAGGETTLPDPEVLLSRLHGLSASLAERVSRLESATELLDQIGEQVDELCRLPRGQLEESLLALRDWLRGERARLAAESNPDQRAQLIVKDAFLRLMAANVKLIPSGHDFFVEGNESILEASVRAGLTLNYGCSSGNCGGCKARVVSGETWRLREHDYVISEREKAMGYILTCSHTAVTDLVLEAAETNRAEDLPHQEIRASLRKLERLGPDLVALSIQTPRTQTLRFMAGQRALLTLESGESRELPIASCPCNGRHLWFYVRRQADAFSEAVFDGLRPGQLVTVSGPLGDFVLRDEASEPAIFIAHGDGIAPIKSLIEHAVSIDHIESFHLYWDTPYPEAHHQAQWGRALRDALDNFGFTPLMSGRVEDLIALIRADLTEPAVARFYVAGPAEWVRAMRAALLALGIEVERIATEETAT; this is translated from the coding sequence ATGGACTATCTGAGCCTTTCACGCGCCGCGCGGCTCGCGGGCGTCACCCGAGCCGAACTCCAGGCGCGCATCCGTCGCGGCGAGATCCCGACCTTCGAGGGGGCGGTGGCGGTCAACGATCTGTTGCGCGCCTATCCGAGCGTCAGCCTTGCCAACGACGATGCGCTGGAGCGGACCACCCGCATCAAGGCGCTCGCCCATCCCAAGCTCCACGCCGGCGGCGAGACCACCCTGCCCGATCCCGAGGTACTGCTCTCACGGCTTCATGGATTGAGCGCCAGTCTCGCCGAGCGTGTCTCGCGGCTGGAGTCGGCCACGGAGTTGCTGGACCAGATCGGCGAGCAGGTCGACGAACTCTGCCGGCTGCCGCGCGGTCAGCTCGAGGAATCCCTGCTGGCGCTGCGCGACTGGCTGCGCGGGGAACGCGCGCGGCTGGCTGCTGAGTCCAATCCGGACCAGCGCGCCCAACTCATCGTCAAAGACGCTTTTTTGCGACTCATGGCCGCCAACGTCAAGCTCATCCCCAGCGGGCACGATTTCTTCGTCGAGGGCAACGAATCCATTCTCGAAGCCTCGGTGCGCGCGGGCCTGACGCTCAACTACGGCTGCTCCAGCGGCAACTGTGGCGGCTGCAAGGCGCGTGTGGTCAGCGGTGAGACCTGGCGTCTGCGTGAGCACGACTATGTGATCAGCGAACGCGAGAAGGCGATGGGCTATATTCTGACCTGCTCGCACACGGCCGTGACCGATCTGGTGCTGGAGGCCGCCGAGACCAATCGGGCCGAGGATCTGCCCCACCAGGAGATCCGTGCCAGTCTGCGCAAGCTCGAACGGCTCGGCCCGGATCTGGTCGCGCTCAGCATCCAGACCCCGCGTACCCAGACCCTGCGCTTCATGGCCGGACAGCGGGCGCTCCTGACCCTGGAGAGCGGCGAATCGCGCGAGCTGCCGATCGCCAGCTGTCCCTGCAACGGACGCCACCTGTGGTTCTATGTCAGGCGTCAGGCGGATGCCTTCTCGGAGGCGGTGTTCGATGGTCTGCGTCCGGGGCAACTCGTCACGGTCAGCGGCCCATTGGGAGACTTCGTGCTGCGGGACGAGGCGTCGGAACCGGCGATCTTCATCGCCCATGGCGATGGCATCGCCCCGATCAAGAGCCTGATCGAACATGCGGTTTCGATCGACCACATCGAGTCGTTCCATCTCTATTGGGATACGCCCTACCCGGAGGCCCATCATCAGGCCCAGTGGGGGCGCGCACTGCGGGATGCGCTGGACAACTTCGGCTTCACACCGCTGATGAGTGGGCGCGTCGAGGATCTGATCGCGTTGATTCGCGCCGATCTGACCGAGCCGGCTGTAGCACGCTTCTATGTCGCCGGGCCGGCCGAGTGGGTCAGGGCGATGCGCGCGGCATTGCTCGCCCTGGGTATCGAAGTGGAGCGGATCGCGACCGAAGAGACAGCCACCTGA
- the rpsF gene encoding 30S ribosomal protein S6, giving the protein MRHYEVVFLVHPSQSEQVPGMIERYQGSLEKRGGVVHRCEDWGRRPLAYPINKVHKAHYVLMNVECDQEAIDELANAFRFNDVVLRNLIIQRDAAVTEPSPLAKGSEERERSESSDNDSDSNDDNDNSDD; this is encoded by the coding sequence ATGCGACATTACGAAGTAGTTTTCCTGGTTCATCCGAGCCAGAGCGAGCAGGTGCCCGGCATGATCGAGCGCTATCAGGGTAGCCTGGAGAAGCGGGGCGGTGTGGTGCATCGCTGTGAAGACTGGGGGCGTCGTCCGCTCGCCTATCCGATCAACAAGGTGCACAAAGCCCACTATGTGCTGATGAACGTCGAGTGCGATCAGGAAGCGATCGACGAGCTGGCCAACGCGTTCCGGTTCAACGACGTCGTGCTGCGCAACCTCATCATCCAGCGTGATGCGGCCGTGACCGAGCCTTCGCCGCTGGCCAAGGGCAGCGAAGAGCGCGAGCGCTCCGAGAGCTCGGACAACGACTCCGACAGCAACGACGACAACGACAACAGCGACGACTGA
- the dnaB gene encoding replicative DNA helicase, translating into MFESETAGPPGMAAGFDELRVPPYNLHAEQSLLGGLMLDNSAWDRVADMVSEGDFYRREHRLIFEAITKLATVDQPFDVVTLADTLESSQRLNDVGGLSYLGTLASQTPSAANIQAYAKIVRQASVRRQMIAAGTAIADSAYHPDGREASELLDEAERRVFAIAEQESRGGGGFQAIRTLLSQAVDRIETLFQREEPITGLSTGFADFDEMTSGLQPSDLIIVAGRPSMGKCVAADTEILLDDGRVATIEEIVREGQARLLTLGDDWRLGLTQPSAFVDDGRKPVFRVTTRLGRQIETTAPHPYLTPSGWRPLSELRVGETIAVPRRLPIFGREAMRDCEVKLLGYLIGDGCLTGTRPLLTNSDPLVQADFSAATDAVITGLNENRESTRSASEALAIWLEAFKLRDCSANAVFVPEAVFRLPKSQLALFINRFFTARGLDELGYSTLSERLCRQVQHLLLRFDIIASCYRRHLEPAHAETSVWRLDITDIDSIEIFATEIGLLAQEPLAIPENNSARNPVSAKGDVYWDQIVAIESIGERQVYDLTIPETHNFIANDICVHNTTFAMNVAENVAIQSKRPVAVFSMEMPGDSLAMRMMSSLGRIDQHRVRTGKLEDDEWPRLTSAINLLSETSIFIDDTPALSPTEVRARARRLKREQGDLGLIVLDYLQLMQAPGAGENRATEISAISRALKGLAKELSVPVIALSQLNRSLEQRPNKRPVMSDLRECVTGDTLVVLADGRRIPIRDLVGTCPDVVSVDESGRLIEAKSDCVWCVGRRPVSVVRLASGRQIRATADHRLLGANGWQTVGELTPGARLAIARRLPSPIDSRRWPDHHLILLAHLIGDGSYLSGQPLRYTTASEDNSRIVSECAAQFGVRISRHAGVGAWHQLVFSGNGNRWHPAGINLWLRELGIFGQRSHEKRVPAELFRLNNEQLALFLRHLWATDGTISLRKPGQKGSHGVHLSTNSRGLAEDVAAVLMRLGIVGRIQAVCQASYRTTYMVWVRGADNQRRFLSQVGAFGPRASQAAALQAALIDIKSNTNVDTLPREMFDRVRLLMQERGISQRKMTALRGTAYGGSSHFRFSPSRSLLADYGEQLQDPELQAAAASDLFWDTVVAIEPDGEEDVFDLTVPGPACWLADGIVSHNSGAIEQDADLIVFIYRDEVYNKESSDKGIAEIIIGKQRNGPIGTVRLTFLGKYTKFENYIGSYYGEDEH; encoded by the coding sequence ATGTTCGAGTCAGAGACCGCTGGGCCGCCGGGCATGGCCGCCGGCTTCGACGAACTGCGTGTCCCACCCTATAACCTCCACGCCGAGCAGTCACTGCTGGGCGGCCTGATGCTCGACAACAGCGCCTGGGATCGCGTCGCCGACATGGTCAGCGAGGGCGATTTCTACCGGCGCGAGCATCGTCTGATCTTCGAGGCCATCACCAAGCTCGCCACCGTCGACCAGCCGTTCGATGTGGTCACGCTGGCCGACACGCTGGAGAGCAGTCAGCGTTTGAACGACGTCGGCGGGCTGTCCTACCTGGGCACCCTGGCCAGCCAGACGCCGAGCGCGGCCAACATCCAGGCCTATGCCAAGATCGTGCGTCAGGCGTCGGTGCGGCGCCAGATGATCGCCGCCGGCACGGCGATCGCCGACAGCGCCTATCACCCCGATGGCCGTGAAGCGTCCGAGCTGCTCGACGAGGCCGAGCGACGGGTCTTTGCCATCGCCGAGCAGGAGTCGCGCGGGGGCGGTGGCTTTCAGGCGATCCGCACCCTGTTGAGCCAGGCCGTCGACCGCATCGAGACGCTCTTCCAGCGCGAAGAGCCGATCACGGGTCTGTCGACCGGCTTTGCCGACTTCGACGAGATGACCTCGGGACTCCAGCCCTCGGACCTGATCATCGTGGCGGGGCGGCCGTCGATGGGAAAGTGTGTGGCCGCCGACACCGAGATCCTGCTCGACGACGGTCGGGTCGCCACCATCGAAGAGATCGTGCGCGAGGGTCAGGCGCGCCTGCTGACCCTGGGAGACGACTGGCGCCTTGGGTTGACACAGCCGAGCGCGTTCGTCGATGACGGTCGCAAGCCGGTGTTCCGCGTCACCACGCGACTGGGGCGTCAGATCGAGACCACGGCCCCTCATCCCTACCTGACTCCTTCCGGCTGGCGTCCGCTGTCCGAATTGCGCGTTGGCGAAACGATCGCCGTGCCGCGCCGTCTGCCGATCTTCGGTCGGGAGGCGATGCGTGATTGTGAAGTCAAGCTGCTCGGCTATTTGATCGGCGATGGCTGCCTGACTGGAACCCGCCCGCTTTTGACCAATTCCGATCCACTCGTTCAGGCGGATTTCAGTGCAGCTACTGATGCCGTGATCACGGGTTTAAACGAAAATCGCGAGAGCACTCGGTCAGCGTCCGAAGCACTAGCGATCTGGCTGGAAGCATTTAAACTTCGTGATTGTTCTGCCAATGCTGTTTTTGTTCCGGAAGCCGTTTTTCGCTTACCCAAGAGCCAGCTGGCGCTCTTCATCAACCGGTTTTTTACAGCGCGGGGACTGGATGAACTTGGCTATTCGACACTAAGTGAGCGACTGTGCAGGCAGGTGCAGCATCTGCTTTTGCGCTTCGACATCATTGCCAGTTGCTATCGGCGGCACCTTGAGCCGGCACACGCTGAAACAAGCGTTTGGCGGCTCGACATCACGGACATCGACTCGATCGAGATCTTCGCTACAGAGATTGGTCTTTTAGCGCAAGAACCATTAGCGATACCGGAAAATAACTCCGCGCGAAATCCTGTTTCGGCTAAAGGGGATGTCTATTGGGACCAGATCGTCGCTATCGAGTCGATCGGCGAGCGGCAGGTCTATGATCTGACCATCCCTGAGACGCACAACTTCATCGCCAACGATATCTGTGTGCACAACACCACCTTCGCGATGAATGTCGCCGAGAACGTCGCCATCCAGTCCAAGCGCCCGGTGGCGGTCTTCAGTATGGAGATGCCCGGCGACTCGCTGGCCATGCGCATGATGTCCTCGCTGGGGCGGATCGATCAGCATCGGGTGCGTACCGGCAAGCTGGAGGACGACGAATGGCCGCGTCTGACCTCGGCGATCAACCTGTTGTCCGAGACCTCGATTTTCATCGACGACACCCCGGCGCTCTCGCCGACCGAAGTGCGTGCGCGCGCACGTCGGCTCAAGCGCGAACAGGGTGATCTGGGGCTGATCGTGCTCGACTACCTCCAGCTCATGCAGGCACCCGGCGCAGGCGAGAACCGCGCGACCGAGATCTCGGCCATCTCGCGCGCACTCAAGGGGCTGGCCAAGGAGCTGAGTGTCCCGGTCATCGCGCTCTCGCAGCTCAACCGCAGCCTGGAGCAGCGCCCAAACAAGCGGCCGGTGATGTCGGATCTCAGAGAATGCGTGACTGGAGACACTCTAGTCGTTTTGGCGGATGGGCGTCGTATCCCGATTCGAGATCTCGTCGGTACTTGTCCCGATGTGGTGTCGGTAGACGAATCCGGTCGCCTGATCGAGGCCAAGTCTGACTGCGTATGGTGCGTGGGGCGTCGCCCGGTATCCGTTGTCCGGCTCGCGAGCGGGCGTCAGATCCGAGCCACGGCCGATCATCGCTTGCTAGGCGCGAATGGCTGGCAAACCGTTGGTGAATTGACTCCAGGGGCACGTTTGGCGATCGCGCGTCGCTTGCCCTCTCCCATAGATAGCCGGCGATGGCCGGATCATCACTTGATACTGCTTGCTCATTTGATCGGTGATGGTAGCTATCTGAGCGGTCAGCCATTACGCTATACGACTGCTTCGGAGGACAATAGCCGCATTGTATCTGAGTGTGCCGCTCAATTTGGTGTGCGTATCAGCCGTCATGCGGGAGTTGGAGCTTGGCATCAGCTTGTTTTCAGCGGCAACGGCAACCGTTGGCATCCGGCTGGTATCAATCTCTGGTTGCGCGAACTCGGTATTTTTGGGCAACGATCTCACGAAAAGCGCGTGCCGGCTGAGTTGTTCCGCTTAAATAATGAACAACTGGCCTTATTTCTGCGCCATCTCTGGGCAACTGACGGTACGATTTCACTCCGTAAACCAGGGCAGAAAGGCAGTCACGGCGTACATCTCAGCACAAATAGCCGTGGGCTTGCGGAAGACGTTGCGGCTGTATTGATGCGTCTGGGAATCGTTGGTCGGATTCAGGCTGTATGCCAAGCCAGCTATCGGACAACCTATATGGTTTGGGTTAGAGGTGCCGATAATCAAAGGCGGTTTTTAAGTCAAGTTGGCGCTTTTGGTCCCCGTGCATCGCAAGCTGCTGCGCTGCAAGCGGCATTGATAGATATCAAATCGAATACGAATGTTGATACGCTTCCGCGCGAGATGTTTGATCGAGTGCGTTTATTGATGCAAGAACGTGGCATATCGCAAAGAAAAATGACCGCATTGCGTGGGACTGCCTATGGTGGTTCTTCCCATTTCCGCTTTTCTCCATCGCGAAGTTTGTTGGCGGATTACGGCGAGCAGCTTCAAGACCCAGAGTTACAGGCCGCCGCCGCCAGCGATTTGTTCTGGGATACTGTCGTTGCTATCGAGCCAGACGGAGAAGAGGACGTCTTCGATCTAACCGTTCCGGGGCCAGCGTGCTGGCTGGCGGACGGTATCGTCAGCCACAACTCGGGAGCCATCGAACAGGATGCAGACCTCATCGTCTTCATCTATCGCGATGAGGTCTACAACAAGGAAAGCAGCGACAAGGGCATCGCCGAGATCATCATCGGCAAGCAGCGCAATGGCCCCATCGGAACCGTGCGGCTGACTTTCCTCGGCAAATACACCAAGTTCGAGAACTACATCGGCAGCTATTACGGTGAGGACGAGCATTGA
- the ubiG gene encoding bifunctional 2-polyprenyl-6-hydroxyphenol methylase/3-demethylubiquinol 3-O-methyltransferase UbiG, with translation MSTAHLSAPSIDPEEVAYFERLAHRWWDTEGPFWPLHRLNAFRVDYIRRHLCAALDRDPNAERPFADLRILDIGCGGGILSESMARLGAQVTGIDITEKNLQVARMHAQWSELEIDYRLASVEQLAEDEAGFDVVLNMEVVEHVEHLPDFLADCARLAQPGGLMVVSSINRTPAAWVMAILGAEYILRWLPRGTHHYRKLVRPAEVAHGLGAGYRLIHETGVRVNPFNRAFGYTRWKGVNYMMVWQRRAD, from the coding sequence ATGTCCACCGCCCATCTCTCCGCGCCGAGCATCGATCCTGAGGAAGTCGCCTATTTCGAGCGGCTCGCCCACCGCTGGTGGGACACCGAAGGCCCGTTCTGGCCCCTGCACCGGCTCAATGCCTTCCGGGTCGACTACATCCGCCGGCATCTGTGCGCGGCCTTGGATCGCGACCCGAACGCCGAGCGTCCGTTCGCAGACCTGCGGATACTCGACATCGGCTGCGGCGGCGGCATCCTGAGCGAGTCCATGGCCCGACTCGGCGCTCAGGTGACCGGCATCGACATCACAGAGAAAAATCTCCAGGTCGCCCGGATGCATGCCCAATGGAGCGAGCTGGAGATCGATTACCGTCTGGCGAGCGTCGAGCAGCTGGCGGAGGATGAGGCAGGATTCGACGTGGTGCTCAACATGGAGGTGGTCGAGCATGTCGAGCATCTGCCCGATTTCCTCGCCGACTGCGCACGTCTGGCGCAGCCCGGCGGACTCATGGTCGTCTCCAGCATCAACCGCACGCCGGCCGCCTGGGTCATGGCCATCCTGGGCGCCGAATACATCCTGCGCTGGCTGCCGCGCGGCACCCACCATTACCGCAAGCTGGTGCGGCCTGCTGAGGTCGCGCATGGGCTGGGCGCCGGCTACCGCCTGATTCACGAGACCGGCGTGCGCGTCAATCCGTTCAATCGCGCCTTTGGCTACACGCGCTGGAAGGGTGTCAATTACATGATGGTCTGGCAACGTCGTGCCGATTGA
- the rpsR gene encoding 30S ribosomal protein S18 codes for MSRFFRRKRYCRFTAEGITEIDYKDLNLLKAYISESGKIVPSRITGTSAKYQRQLAQAIKRARYLALLPYTDGH; via the coding sequence ATGTCACGCTTCTTCCGCCGCAAGCGCTACTGCCGCTTCACCGCCGAAGGCATCACCGAGATCGACTACAAGGATCTCAACCTGCTGAAGGCCTACATCAGCGAATCCGGCAAGATCGTCCCGAGCCGCATCACCGGAACCTCGGCCAAGTACCAACGCCAGCTCGCGCAGGCCATCAAGCGCGCCCGTTATCTGGCGCTGCTGCCCTATACCGACGGCCACTGA
- a CDS encoding cyclic nucleotide-binding domain-containing protein encodes MGTEQDFESLRRSSLSANLSDEQVQALAGIAYCRRLADQEILIQEGNIDNSLHVITEGAIAVTRDMGKGEYTTIHVLRTGDLAGEMGFISGQPHTATLRSLGRTLVCSFEREAFESLLIEHPWLVYRVMQNIVKVSQDILRRMNAQHVELTKYVCSSHALH; translated from the coding sequence ATGGGTACTGAACAAGATTTCGAATCACTGCGTCGCTCCAGTCTGAGCGCCAATCTCAGCGACGAGCAGGTCCAGGCGCTGGCCGGAATCGCCTACTGTCGCCGGCTCGCCGACCAGGAGATCCTGATCCAGGAGGGCAATATCGACAACAGCCTGCACGTGATCACCGAGGGGGCGATCGCGGTCACGCGCGACATGGGCAAGGGTGAGTACACCACCATCCATGTGCTGCGCACCGGCGATCTGGCTGGCGAGATGGGCTTCATCAGCGGCCAGCCGCACACGGCCACGCTGCGCTCGCTCGGACGCACTCTGGTCTGTAGCTTCGAGCGCGAGGCGTTCGAATCATTGCTGATCGAGCATCCCTGGCTCGTCTATCGTGTGATGCAGAACATCGTCAAGGTCAGTCAGGACATCCTGCGTCGAATGAACGCGCAGCATGTCGAGCTGACCAAGTATGTCTGCAGTTCGCACGCGCTTCATTGA
- the rplI gene encoding 50S ribosomal protein L9 gives MEVILLKNVAKLGVLGDKVKVRSGYGRNYLIPGGFAVSATAENLEAFEARRAELERAAAEALAAAEARKAQFEGVSLTIARKAGDEGRLFGSVGAADIAEAACEAGLELTKSEVRLPEGPFRAVGEYEVALHLHADVDALVKVDIVPGN, from the coding sequence GTGGAAGTCATCCTGCTGAAGAACGTCGCCAAGCTGGGCGTGCTCGGGGACAAGGTCAAGGTCCGTTCGGGCTATGGCCGCAACTATCTGATCCCTGGTGGTTTCGCCGTGTCGGCGACCGCAGAGAACCTGGAAGCCTTCGAGGCCCGTCGCGCCGAGCTGGAGCGCGCCGCCGCCGAAGCCCTGGCCGCTGCTGAGGCGCGCAAGGCCCAGTTCGAGGGCGTGAGCCTGACCATCGCCCGCAAGGCCGGTGACGAAGGCCGTCTGTTCGGCTCGGTCGGCGCGGCCGACATCGCCGAAGCCGCGTGCGAGGCTGGTCTGGAGCTGACCAAGTCCGAGGTGCGTCTGCCCGAGGGTCCGTTCCGTGCCGTCGGTGAGTACGAAGTCGCGCTGCACCTGCACGCTGACGTCGACGCGCTGGTCAAGGTCGACATCGTTCCCGGCAACTGA
- a CDS encoding TRZ/ATZ family hydrolase → MHAELLIHAEWILTVDPDNRQLTDHAVAVADGRIQAILPYEEARRTIQAEQTVELPGHVLIPGLINAHTHASMSLLRGLADDLPLMTWLHEHIWPTEGRWVDASFVADGTRLAVLEMLRGGVTCYNDMYFHPEVTAQVTAEAGMRAVIGMIVVDFPTGYAASPDEYIAKGLALHERYRDHPLIRVAWAPHAPYSVSDAPLQRIATLAFELGVPVHIHLHETRDEVENAVNAHGERPFARLDRLGLIGPSLVSVHMTQLEDAEIARLAETGASVVHCPESNLKLASGFCPVAKLLDAGVNVALGTDGAASNNDLNLLGEMRTAALLGKGVSGSASAVPATEALRMATINGARALGLDNEIGSIELGKSADLVALDLRDPHTQPLYHPVSQLVYAAGRHQVRQVWVRGRQVIRDGAPTTLHVAEVLSEAQIWAARIAE, encoded by the coding sequence ATGCACGCCGAACTGCTCATCCATGCCGAGTGGATACTGACCGTCGACCCCGATAATCGCCAACTGACCGATCATGCCGTCGCCGTCGCCGACGGGCGCATCCAGGCGATCCTGCCCTACGAGGAGGCGCGGCGCACGATCCAGGCCGAGCAGACCGTCGAGCTGCCCGGTCATGTCCTGATCCCAGGACTGATCAACGCCCACACCCATGCTTCCATGTCGCTGCTGCGGGGCTTGGCCGACGACCTGCCGCTCATGACCTGGCTGCACGAGCACATCTGGCCGACCGAGGGGCGCTGGGTCGACGCGAGCTTCGTCGCCGATGGGACGCGGCTGGCCGTGCTGGAGATGCTGCGCGGCGGCGTGACCTGCTACAACGACATGTACTTCCATCCCGAGGTCACGGCCCAGGTCACGGCCGAGGCCGGGATGCGCGCCGTGATCGGGATGATCGTGGTCGACTTCCCGACCGGCTATGCCGCCTCGCCCGATGAGTACATCGCCAAGGGGCTGGCGCTGCACGAGCGCTATCGCGACCATCCGCTGATCCGGGTCGCCTGGGCGCCGCATGCCCCTTATTCGGTCTCGGACGCGCCGCTGCAGCGGATCGCGACCCTGGCCTTCGAACTCGGCGTGCCGGTCCACATCCATCTGCACGAGACCAGGGATGAAGTCGAGAACGCCGTGAATGCACATGGAGAGCGACCCTTCGCGCGGCTCGACCGGCTCGGCTTGATCGGCCCGTCGCTGGTCTCCGTCCACATGACCCAACTGGAGGACGCCGAGATCGCGCGTCTGGCCGAGACGGGCGCCAGCGTCGTGCACTGCCCGGAGTCCAATCTCAAGCTCGCCAGCGGCTTCTGCCCGGTCGCGAAGCTCTTGGACGCGGGCGTGAACGTCGCACTCGGCACCGATGGCGCGGCCAGCAACAATGATCTCAATCTGCTCGGCGAGATGCGCACCGCCGCGCTGCTCGGCAAGGGCGTGTCCGGCTCGGCGTCCGCCGTGCCCGCGACCGAGGCGCTGCGGATGGCGACCATCAATGGCGCCCGCGCGCTCGGACTGGACAACGAAATCGGCTCGATCGAGCTGGGCAAGTCGGCCGATCTGGTCGCGCTCGACCTGCGCGACCCGCACACCCAGCCGCTCTATCACCCGGTCTCGCAACTGGTCTATGCCGCCGGGCGCCATCAGGTGCGGCAGGTCTGGGTCCGGGGGCGTCAGGTCATCCGCGATGGCGCCCCGACCACGCTGCATGTGGCCGAAGTACTCTCGGAAGCACAAATCTGGGCCGCGCGGATCGCCGAATAA